From a single Hypomesus transpacificus isolate Combined female chromosome 14, fHypTra1, whole genome shotgun sequence genomic region:
- the pex11a gene encoding peroxisomal membrane protein 11A — protein sequence MESFIKFTNQSQGRDRIFRATQYACAFTKYLLRNNSAHQELAMKLKSLESNMSSGRKLFRLGNTANSVEAAARTLKLSDPILRLCLTVANLNRALYFICDNVLWARNVGLIHDINKDRWSLHASRYYFLSLVMSLTRDVYVICQIMVQKAKDKSFQQKINQHLNDSPEVAPVIIPQIDTFLYVLIESLKSHPAVALDTMKNICDIFIPLDKLRIYQSNAGVVGFCGLISSFLGIVSLLQPNLKMKP from the exons ATGGAGTCTTTCATCAAGTTCACAAATCAAAGTCAAGGGAGGGACCGTATTTTCAG GGCAACCCAATATGCTTGCGCTTTTACGAAGTACTTACTAAGAAATAATTCAGCCCATCAAGAACTAGCGATGAAGCTGAAAAGTCTGGAGTCAAACATGAGTTCTGGCAGAAAAT TGTTTAGACTGGGGAACACCGCAAACTCCGTTGAAGCTGCAGCACGAACCTTGAAACTCTCTGACCCAATTCTACGCCTGTGCCTTACAGTGGCCAACCTCAACCGCGCCCTTTACTTTATCTGTGATAATGTACTTTGGGCCAGAAATGTTGGCCTAATCCATGATATTAACAAGGACCGGTGGAGCTTGCACGCTTCTCGTTACTACTTTTTGTCCCTGGTTATGAGTCTAACAAGAGATGTTTACGTAATCTGTCAGATAATGGTGCAGAAGGCAAAAGATAAGAGCTTTCAACAGAAAATCAATCAACACCTCAATGACAGTCCTGAGGTGGCCCCTGTTATCATCCCTCAGATTGATACCTTTCTCTATGTTCTTATTGAGAGCCTGAAAAGCCATCCTGCAGTTGCCCTAGACACAATGAAAAACATATGTGATATTTTTAttccactggacaagttaagaATCTACCAGTCAAATGCAGGGGTGGTGGGCTTTTGTGGTTTGATATCCTCATTCTTAGGAATagtgtctctcctgcagcccaaCTTAAAAATGAAGCCATAG